The following are from one region of the Hymenobacter radiodurans genome:
- a CDS encoding DUF6252 family protein, with translation MKTLIKVSSMILLGLFSCKKDPLNSLPEATQMGANTMGCLVDGQAFELISAGFNTTPLGVTRFQRRSRMLFYFRQQSGKLNRTILLSIPYLRSPGRYVLDQVADPSFTLIAPAYGNFQSSNPEPSRDYLTSPVATGHVLITRFDSVAHIISGTFEFTAQKTSGEGPETVRLTDGRFDLRYPQ, from the coding sequence ATGAAAACTTTAATTAAAGTGAGTAGCATGATTCTATTAGGGTTATTTAGTTGCAAAAAAGACCCGCTTAACTCTTTGCCTGAGGCCACCCAAATGGGAGCCAACACCATGGGCTGCCTTGTGGATGGGCAAGCCTTTGAATTAATCAGTGCTGGGTTTAATACGACCCCCTTGGGTGTGACTCGCTTTCAACGACGCAGTCGCATGCTCTTTTACTTTCGGCAGCAGTCGGGAAAGCTCAACCGCACCATTCTTCTGTCTATTCCTTACTTGCGCAGCCCGGGCCGCTACGTCCTAGATCAAGTAGCGGATCCAAGCTTTACGTTGATTGCTCCCGCTTACGGAAACTTTCAATCTTCTAACCCGGAGCCCAGTCGCGACTATCTGACCAGCCCGGTCGCGACGGGTCATGTCCTGATTACGCGGTTTGACTCTGTCGCACACATTATCTCCGGCACGTTTGAGTTTACGGCTCAGAAAACAAGTGGAGAAGGCCCCGAAACCGTGCGCCTCACGGATGGCCGCTTTGATTTGCGCTACCCACAATAA
- the pdxA gene encoding 4-hydroxythreonine-4-phosphate dehydrogenase PdxA has protein sequence MSQLPRLGISVGDLAGIGPEIIYKTLRDVRLLKYCTPVVYGTATVLFDDFPTEERAEPLTFRQVRAAADIAPGKPNAVTCWDEDFVLTPGQPSAASGAAARQSLLAACRDLKEGLLDGIVTAPISKENTQADDFRYPGHTEFLTSFFGASESLMFLVSEDLRVATVTGHIPLKDVPSRVTKELLTKKLRILLASLRQDFGIQKPRVAVLGLNPHAGEKGLLGTEEADIVTPVIEQFLAEGHLVYGPFPADGYFGTRQYHQFDATLALYHDQGLIPFKTLAFERGVNFTAGLPIVRTSPDHGTAYGLAGTFKADETSFREALYLACDLVRQRQGQVVEKRR, from the coding sequence ATGTCCCAATTGCCACGCCTCGGCATTTCTGTCGGCGACCTCGCCGGTATCGGACCCGAAATCATTTATAAAACTCTGCGTGACGTACGCTTACTTAAGTATTGCACACCAGTTGTTTATGGCACGGCCACAGTTCTCTTCGACGATTTTCCTACAGAAGAGCGAGCGGAGCCGCTAACGTTTCGCCAAGTGCGGGCCGCCGCCGATATTGCTCCTGGTAAGCCGAATGCAGTTACGTGCTGGGACGAAGACTTTGTCCTCACGCCTGGTCAGCCTAGTGCGGCTAGTGGCGCAGCCGCCCGCCAATCGTTGTTGGCTGCCTGCCGCGACCTAAAGGAAGGCTTACTGGATGGCATTGTTACGGCGCCTATAAGTAAGGAGAACACCCAAGCAGACGACTTCCGCTACCCCGGGCATACGGAGTTCCTGACCAGCTTTTTCGGAGCATCGGAAAGCCTGATGTTCTTGGTCAGCGAAGATCTGCGCGTGGCTACTGTAACGGGTCATATTCCCTTAAAAGACGTTCCAAGTAGAGTCACCAAAGAGCTATTAACCAAGAAACTACGGATTCTTCTTGCCTCCTTACGTCAGGATTTTGGTATCCAGAAGCCACGGGTGGCAGTATTGGGCTTGAACCCACATGCTGGGGAAAAAGGGCTATTAGGTACTGAGGAAGCCGATATTGTAACTCCCGTCATCGAGCAATTTTTGGCAGAAGGGCATTTGGTTTATGGCCCCTTCCCTGCCGACGGTTACTTCGGTACTCGTCAGTATCATCAATTTGATGCGACTCTAGCCTTGTATCACGATCAGGGACTAATTCCATTCAAAACGCTGGCCTTCGAACGAGGAGTTAATTTCACAGCTGGCCTGCCTATCGTGCGCACTTCCCCTGACCATGGCACCGCCTATGGTCTGGCAGGCACATTCAAAGCTGATGAGACTTCCTTCCGTGAAGCGCTCTATCTAGCTTGTGACTTGGTCCGCCAACGACAAGGGCAGGTAGTAGAGAAACGGCGTTAA
- a CDS encoding HIT family protein, producing the protein MPSIFSRIVSGELPAFKVAEDADHLAFLDITPLVEGHTLVIPKREVDYIFDLPPAELAALHQFAQRVAQAVRDAVPCKRIGVAVIGLEVPHAHIHLIPMNRVSDMNFANPKIKVAEARMKELADAISAKLPPKEKQAQQAKPRSQRLIQRQFAKPARQKCPPAPIRQLQPLIPSWTNCKL; encoded by the coding sequence ATGCCTTCTATCTTTTCCCGTATCGTTTCGGGCGAGCTACCAGCCTTTAAAGTCGCTGAAGACGCTGATCATCTGGCCTTTCTGGATATTACCCCGTTGGTAGAAGGTCACACGCTGGTCATTCCGAAGCGGGAGGTCGACTATATATTCGATTTGCCCCCCGCCGAGCTGGCGGCCCTGCATCAGTTTGCTCAGCGCGTGGCCCAGGCCGTACGCGATGCCGTGCCTTGCAAGCGCATTGGCGTGGCCGTAATCGGGCTGGAGGTGCCGCACGCGCATATCCATCTGATTCCGATGAACCGAGTGTCGGATATGAATTTTGCGAATCCGAAAATCAAAGTAGCCGAAGCGCGCATGAAGGAATTGGCCGACGCTATTAGCGCCAAATTGCCCCCGAAGGAGAAGCAGGCCCAACAGGCCAAGCCACGGAGCCAGCGCCTGATTCAAAGGCAGTTCGCGAAACCAGCAAGGCAAAAATGCCCCCCGGCGCCGATACGACAGCTCCAACCTCTGATACCGTCATGGACCAACTGCAAACTATGA
- the rpmF gene encoding 50S ribosomal protein L32, producing MAHPKRRQSSTRRDKRRTHDKLTPKAISICQTTGETHLRHKAYVVEGDLYLNGKVAVKNFAPIAAAAAPTEDEE from the coding sequence ATGGCACATCCTAAGCGCCGCCAGTCCTCGACCCGCCGCGACAAGCGTCGCACCCACGACAAGCTCACTCCTAAGGCTATTTCTATTTGCCAGACGACTGGTGAGACTCACTTGCGTCACAAAGCGTACGTAGTAGAAGGCGACTTGTATCTAAATGGTAAAGTGGCAGTAAAGAACTTCGCTCCTATTGCCGCTGCCGCTGCTCCGACCGAGGACGAAGAATAA
- a CDS encoding helix-turn-helix domain-containing protein translates to MVLQTPTDYRIALRRLDALATAGVEGNAALEIEFRELIMSIDTYESKLGLLPIPNLPTSLAEMIELKRQQMRLKQKDLAQLLEVPAGRLSQILSGKRRVTLDLAKRLYERLGIPSDFILKNA, encoded by the coding sequence ATGGTGCTCCAAACTCCTACTGACTATCGTATTGCTTTGCGCCGCCTCGACGCGCTAGCAACCGCCGGAGTGGAGGGAAATGCCGCACTAGAGATCGAGTTTCGGGAGTTGATTATGAGTATCGACACCTACGAAAGCAAATTAGGACTGCTTCCCATTCCCAATCTGCCCACTTCACTGGCTGAGATGATCGAGCTCAAACGTCAGCAGATGCGCCTCAAGCAGAAGGACCTGGCGCAATTACTAGAAGTACCCGCTGGGCGTCTTTCGCAAATTCTGAGTGGCAAGCGCCGTGTTACACTCGATCTAGCTAAACGCCTCTATGAGCGACTCGGGATTCCCTCCGATTTTATTCTGAAGAACGCTTAG
- a CDS encoding beta-ketoacyl-ACP synthase III, with protein MKITAAITGVGAYVPDYVLTNKELETLVDTTDEWILSRTGIQERHILKGEGQGTSVMGIKAVEQLLAKTGTRAEDIDLIICATTTPDLVFPATANIISAAVGAKKAFSYDMQAACSGFMFALATGAQFIQTGTYKKVVVVGADKMSSIIDYTDRSTCIIFGDGAGAVLLEPNNDGLGLIDQQLCSDGNGEPFLHQKAGGSRRPPSAETVAGREHFVYQEGATVFKFAVKNMADVAAQVMERNQLTATDVAWLVPHQANKRIIDATAHRMGVGPEKVMLNIHRYGNTTNGTIPLCLADYESQLHKGDNLIIAAFGGGFTWGSLYLKWAYDAKPNQ; from the coding sequence ATGAAAATAACTGCCGCCATTACCGGAGTGGGTGCTTATGTGCCCGACTATGTGCTCACCAACAAGGAACTTGAAACCTTGGTGGATACTACCGACGAGTGGATTCTGAGTCGCACAGGCATACAGGAGCGGCATATTCTAAAAGGAGAAGGGCAGGGTACCTCCGTTATGGGGATTAAAGCAGTTGAGCAACTGCTAGCTAAGACTGGCACTCGAGCCGAGGACATTGACCTAATTATTTGCGCTACCACTACCCCCGATCTTGTTTTTCCTGCCACTGCCAATATCATCTCGGCGGCAGTGGGGGCTAAAAAGGCATTTAGCTACGACATGCAAGCCGCTTGCTCCGGCTTTATGTTCGCTTTGGCTACTGGTGCTCAGTTTATTCAGACCGGCACTTATAAAAAAGTGGTAGTAGTGGGCGCTGACAAAATGTCGAGCATCATCGATTACACTGACCGCTCTACGTGCATCATTTTTGGCGATGGTGCTGGTGCCGTCCTTTTGGAGCCTAATAACGATGGCCTTGGGTTGATCGATCAGCAGCTTTGCTCCGATGGAAATGGCGAGCCTTTCTTGCATCAAAAAGCTGGTGGCAGCCGCCGCCCTCCTTCAGCAGAAACCGTTGCGGGCCGGGAACATTTCGTGTACCAGGAAGGCGCGACGGTTTTCAAATTTGCGGTGAAGAATATGGCTGATGTAGCTGCTCAGGTTATGGAGCGAAATCAGCTTACGGCTACTGATGTAGCTTGGCTAGTACCGCACCAGGCCAATAAGCGTATAATTGACGCGACAGCCCATCGCATGGGTGTTGGCCCTGAAAAAGTAATGCTCAATATTCATCGCTACGGAAATACCACGAACGGTACCATTCCGCTTTGCCTAGCTGACTATGAAAGTCAGTTACATAAAGGGGATAACCTTATTATTGCCGCTTTTGGTGGAGGCTTCACTTGGGGATCATTATACCTCAAATGGGCATATGACGCTAAGCCTAACCAGTAA
- a CDS encoding M28 family peptidase produces MKYCVSLLSACLLLSESALAQSVAAPPKPIQKALSKVRADNYKAHVQYLADDKLQGRLPGTPGYQMAVDYVAGQLKKSGVEPAGDKGTFMQEVRLRRAFTESAATMQLQSAAGQTTVLKAGEEFVLYPNPEVPRTSVTAAPLVFAGYGISAPSLGYDDYAGLDVKGKVVVVTREAPKQFPAAVRLYNIDVLTILQTAARHGAVGVLLAFPKPSTKLPNFSRGVVSVLGPDGKVRVSRSYAGGQIQVLGAVNAATLHQLFAGAATDTASAFAKLRAGRAASTALLPRLSAAQSSRYQDITSYNVVGKIPGSDPQLQAEYVVHSAHLDHMGIGAPVQGDSLYNGAHDNATGVASLLEIASAYKNLKQKPRRSILIVAVTGEEMGLLGSAYFAQNPTVPKEKLVANINTDMPTIIAPLLSVVALGAENSSLAGPVATASQMMNLTVEEDPEPTENRFSRSDQYSFVAQGIPALHIKYGNKTADGKNNLSEQVQVWRAKYYHKPQDDINGVFDFEAGKKYAQLNFLLGYQIANEVQRPTWNPGNFFGQAK; encoded by the coding sequence ATGAAATACTGTGTTTCTCTGCTTAGCGCTTGCCTACTACTCAGTGAAAGTGCCCTGGCTCAATCGGTTGCTGCGCCTCCAAAACCAATTCAGAAAGCGCTGAGCAAAGTACGTGCTGACAACTACAAGGCTCACGTACAGTACCTTGCCGATGACAAGCTGCAAGGCCGATTGCCAGGTACGCCGGGCTATCAAATGGCCGTTGACTACGTGGCGGGACAGCTAAAAAAGTCGGGAGTAGAGCCGGCCGGCGACAAGGGCACGTTTATGCAAGAGGTTCGGCTGCGACGGGCTTTCACGGAATCTGCTGCCACCATGCAATTGCAAAGCGCAGCAGGCCAGACTACTGTATTAAAGGCAGGCGAAGAGTTTGTTTTGTATCCGAATCCGGAAGTGCCCCGCACGAGCGTAACAGCGGCGCCATTAGTCTTTGCTGGGTATGGCATCAGCGCCCCAAGTCTAGGCTACGACGACTACGCCGGCCTCGATGTAAAGGGCAAAGTGGTCGTCGTGACGAGGGAGGCGCCGAAGCAGTTTCCGGCCGCCGTACGCCTCTACAACATCGATGTACTGACTATCCTGCAAACGGCCGCGCGGCATGGAGCAGTAGGGGTTCTATTGGCTTTTCCCAAGCCCTCCACCAAGCTGCCGAACTTCAGTAGAGGTGTTGTAAGCGTGCTCGGGCCCGATGGCAAAGTGCGGGTGTCGCGCAGCTACGCTGGGGGGCAAATTCAGGTGTTGGGGGCCGTGAATGCGGCCACTCTACACCAACTATTTGCCGGCGCGGCTACCGATACGGCTAGTGCTTTCGCCAAGTTGCGTGCTGGTCGGGCGGCCTCAACCGCCTTGTTGCCGCGCCTAAGTGCCGCCCAGTCCTCGCGCTACCAGGATATAACCAGCTATAATGTAGTAGGCAAAATACCCGGCTCCGATCCGCAGCTCCAGGCTGAATATGTGGTGCATAGCGCCCACCTCGACCACATGGGTATTGGTGCTCCCGTGCAGGGCGACTCGCTCTACAACGGTGCCCACGACAATGCTACGGGCGTGGCTAGTCTGTTGGAAATTGCCAGTGCCTACAAAAACCTCAAGCAAAAACCGCGGCGTTCCATCCTCATTGTGGCCGTAACGGGAGAAGAAATGGGGTTATTAGGTTCCGCCTATTTTGCCCAAAACCCCACGGTGCCCAAAGAGAAGCTGGTGGCCAATATTAATACCGATATGCCAACCATCATTGCGCCTTTACTATCGGTAGTAGCGCTGGGCGCGGAGAATTCCTCCTTGGCCGGACCCGTAGCTACTGCAAGCCAGATGATGAACCTGACGGTGGAAGAGGACCCCGAGCCAACTGAAAATCGCTTTAGTCGGTCTGATCAATATAGCTTTGTGGCTCAGGGAATTCCGGCGCTTCACATCAAGTATGGCAATAAGACTGCCGACGGCAAAAATAACCTAAGTGAGCAAGTGCAGGTGTGGCGGGCCAAGTACTATCATAAGCCCCAGGACGATATAAATGGGGTGTTCGATTTTGAAGCGGGCAAGAAGTACGCGCAGCTAAATTTCCTGCTCGGCTACCAGATTGCGAACGAGGTGCAGCGCCCCACTTGGAACCCCGGTAACTTTTTCGGCCAGGCGAAATAG
- a CDS encoding nuclease A inhibitor family protein, protein MDQLQTMTKGLFYMSESDAPLEAVSYAAPDGELTDSALLKLLGQPDGSPVETKELTVFLRNHTADNGVLGNVELANRYKALQMFMKQELQEAKVYRIGKGPRFRRLHWGKRRRAS, encoded by the coding sequence ATGGACCAACTGCAAACTATGACCAAAGGGCTGTTCTACATGAGCGAGTCGGACGCGCCGCTGGAAGCAGTAAGCTACGCCGCCCCCGATGGCGAGCTAACCGACTCTGCGCTGCTGAAACTGCTCGGACAGCCCGATGGCTCACCGGTAGAAACCAAGGAGTTAACCGTGTTTTTGCGCAACCATACGGCTGATAATGGTGTGCTTGGCAATGTAGAACTAGCCAACCGTTATAAGGCCTTGCAGATGTTTATGAAGCAGGAGCTACAAGAAGCTAAAGTTTACCGCATCGGCAAAGGCCCCAGATTCAGGCGTTTGCACTGGGGAAAACGGAGGAGGGCAAGCTAG
- the greA gene encoding transcription elongation factor GreA encodes MATVNYYTPEGLQKLKDELQDLKIRGRAEAAEQLRDARDKGDLSENAEYDAAKDAQGHLELKISKLEEVIGNARVIDESNIDASKALIMSKVKLKNMKNNMVLDYILVAEEEANLAAGKISVKSPIGKGLLGLSVGDVAEITVPAGKLQFQILEISR; translated from the coding sequence ATGGCCACTGTTAATTACTACACACCTGAAGGCCTACAAAAGCTCAAGGACGAGCTCCAGGACCTTAAAATCCGCGGCCGGGCCGAGGCTGCCGAGCAACTGCGCGACGCCCGCGACAAAGGCGACCTGAGCGAGAATGCGGAGTACGACGCCGCCAAGGACGCGCAAGGTCACCTTGAACTGAAGATCTCCAAGCTTGAAGAAGTTATTGGCAACGCCCGCGTTATTGATGAATCGAACATCGATGCGAGCAAGGCTTTGATAATGAGTAAAGTCAAGCTTAAAAACATGAAGAACAACATGGTGCTCGACTACATTCTGGTAGCCGAAGAAGAAGCCAACCTCGCCGCCGGTAAGATTTCCGTAAAGTCACCGATTGGCAAAGGATTGCTGGGATTATCTGTGGGCGACGTGGCCGAAATCACGGTGCCTGCTGGTAAATTACAGTTTCAGATTCTGGAGATTTCGCGCTAA
- the plsX gene encoding phosphate acyltransferase PlsX yields MKIALDAMGGDFAPQAAVDGAVMAAQQLNGAAQIVLIGQEEAVRPLLQQHGAAAADLLFIPATQVIAMGEHPAKAYQQKQDSSIAVGYRMLHAGELDAFCSAGSTGAMLVGAMFSVKAVPGVLRPAIANFVPKLAGGQGVLLDVGANAECKPEMLEQFGELGSLYAHYVLGIETPKVGLMNLGEEEGKGTTLTQAAHQLLKVNPHVHFIGNIEGRDLFNSKADVIICDGYTGNVLLKMAESIYEILNEKKMHDPFFDNFNYEAFGGSPILGINDNAIIGHGVSTPLAICNMLLQGYKMAESGISDQIKSTFKS; encoded by the coding sequence ATGAAGATAGCCCTGGACGCAATGGGGGGCGATTTTGCCCCCCAGGCTGCCGTCGATGGTGCCGTAATGGCTGCCCAGCAGCTAAACGGTGCGGCTCAGATTGTGCTCATCGGCCAGGAAGAGGCCGTGCGCCCTTTGCTCCAACAGCACGGTGCCGCCGCTGCCGACCTTCTCTTTATCCCAGCCACGCAAGTAATTGCAATGGGCGAGCATCCAGCCAAAGCTTACCAGCAGAAGCAGGACTCCAGTATTGCCGTGGGTTATCGAATGTTGCACGCTGGTGAGCTAGATGCATTCTGCTCAGCTGGCAGCACAGGTGCTATGCTCGTAGGTGCTATGTTCAGCGTAAAAGCTGTGCCAGGTGTACTACGTCCCGCTATTGCTAATTTCGTTCCGAAGCTAGCAGGTGGGCAAGGTGTTTTGCTTGATGTAGGAGCCAATGCAGAGTGCAAACCAGAAATGCTGGAGCAATTCGGTGAGTTGGGTTCACTCTATGCGCATTACGTGTTAGGGATTGAAACCCCTAAAGTGGGTTTGATGAACCTGGGTGAGGAAGAAGGAAAAGGTACTACCTTAACGCAGGCTGCTCATCAACTGTTGAAGGTAAATCCGCACGTGCATTTTATCGGCAATATTGAAGGGCGCGACCTTTTCAACTCTAAAGCTGATGTAATTATCTGTGATGGTTACACAGGCAACGTACTATTGAAGATGGCGGAATCCATTTATGAGATTCTGAATGAGAAGAAGATGCACGACCCCTTCTTCGACAACTTCAACTATGAGGCTTTTGGTGGTAGCCCTATTCTGGGCATAAATGACAATGCCATCATTGGGCACGGAGTGAGTACACCGCTGGCTATTTGTAATATGCTCTTACAGGGGTATAAAATGGCTGAGTCGGGTATTTCAGACCAAATAAAGAGCACCTTTAAGTCCTAG
- a CDS encoding NAD(P)-dependent oxidoreductase — MSLCLVVDDLHPSWQSLFQEINLTTHYRPDLTAAEVPAALAAHAYEGLVVRSKVRVTAELLAHCPGLRYVARAGAGVDNIDEAAMQAAGVTLLNAPEGNRDAVGEFALGLLLSLLRNIPRADQEVRQNIWQREANRGEELGGKVVGIIGYGNMGRAFAQRLTSFGCTVLAYDNDPTCAPDHQATLVTLSELQQRAEVLSLHIPYSVPNHHFVNEAMLLGFRNPIWLLNTARGEVLDQAAVVRGLQSGQVRGAALDVLENEKLNTLTPAQQTTFDFLKKAPQVILSPHIGGWTHQSYQRINEVLAQKIGAFLRASARLS; from the coding sequence ATGTCCCTTTGTCTCGTCGTCGACGACTTGCATCCATCCTGGCAAAGCCTTTTTCAGGAAATCAATCTCACCACCCACTACCGGCCCGATCTGACGGCGGCTGAAGTGCCTGCGGCGTTGGCAGCACATGCGTATGAGGGGTTGGTGGTGCGAAGCAAGGTGCGCGTGACGGCCGAGTTATTAGCTCATTGCCCAGGGCTGCGCTACGTGGCCCGGGCCGGAGCCGGGGTAGATAATATAGATGAAGCAGCCATGCAGGCGGCGGGCGTGACGCTCCTGAACGCGCCCGAAGGTAACCGGGACGCGGTGGGTGAATTCGCTTTGGGCCTGCTACTGTCTCTCTTGCGCAATATTCCCCGGGCCGATCAGGAAGTGCGCCAGAATATCTGGCAGCGTGAGGCCAACCGAGGGGAGGAGTTGGGGGGCAAAGTTGTCGGGATAATTGGCTACGGAAATATGGGGCGGGCCTTCGCTCAGCGGCTCACCAGTTTTGGCTGCACCGTGCTGGCTTACGACAACGACCCCACCTGCGCGCCCGACCACCAGGCCACGCTCGTGACCTTAAGTGAATTGCAACAACGAGCGGAGGTGCTGAGTCTGCACATTCCGTATTCGGTACCAAATCACCATTTTGTGAACGAAGCCATGTTGCTGGGTTTTCGCAATCCTATTTGGCTGCTCAATACCGCTCGGGGCGAAGTGCTGGATCAGGCCGCTGTGGTGCGGGGCTTGCAAAGTGGGCAGGTGCGAGGCGCCGCCCTTGATGTTCTCGAAAATGAGAAGCTGAATACGCTCACGCCAGCCCAGCAGACGACGTTCGATTTTCTGAAAAAAGCCCCCCAGGTTATTCTTTCGCCGCATATCGGCGGCTGGACGCATCAGTCTTACCAGCGCATTAATGAGGTGCTGGCCCAAAAAATTGGTGCATTTCTGCGGGCATCGGCGCGGCTCAGCTAG
- a CDS encoding M17 family peptidase N-terminal domain-containing protein, translating to MALQLTYASTVPAGADTVFVLPASTRELPPAALTDLPEAARNYVHKQLAADSKFITINHFSHRHYFIVAAAKATPELVAEDLRKAGHKLHASLKADKVTELFIQDLTTDGTGALPLAEGIYLTAYQFAGYKTDEKSREKAP from the coding sequence ATGGCCCTTCAACTCACATACGCTTCCACGGTGCCCGCGGGCGCCGATACTGTTTTTGTGCTGCCCGCTAGTACCCGTGAATTGCCCCCCGCGGCTCTCACCGACCTTCCCGAGGCAGCCCGAAACTACGTACACAAGCAGCTCGCCGCCGATAGCAAGTTTATTACTATCAATCACTTTTCTCATCGGCACTACTTTATTGTTGCGGCCGCAAAAGCCACTCCTGAACTGGTAGCGGAGGATTTGCGCAAGGCTGGCCATAAACTGCACGCCTCGCTTAAAGCGGACAAAGTAACCGAGCTCTTTATTCAAGATCTGACAACTGATGGTACGGGTGCCTTACCCTTGGCCGAAGGTATATACCTGACAGCCTATCAGTTTGCGGGCTACAAAACGGACGAGAAATCGCGTGAAAAAGCCCCCTGA
- a CDS encoding YceD family protein encodes MKKDSQYDIAIAKLAPKTHHFAFELGKAFFEQFDQELIQDGQLHADVELTKTDLLLTLDFHIKGTVRLICDRSLEDFDQPIDIRHQLRVRFGDQYIELDDDVLQITPDTQTLPIAQHLFDYIGLAIPMKKLHPRFQNEPDENPDADAKLIFTTRQANDDDDDNPDPRWDALRNLN; translated from the coding sequence GTGAAGAAAGACTCGCAATACGACATAGCTATTGCTAAACTGGCCCCCAAAACGCATCATTTTGCGTTTGAGTTAGGCAAGGCGTTTTTCGAGCAATTTGATCAGGAGCTGATTCAGGACGGGCAACTTCACGCAGATGTGGAGCTAACCAAAACGGATTTACTCTTAACGCTCGACTTTCACATCAAGGGCACGGTGCGCCTCATTTGCGACCGGAGCCTAGAAGATTTTGACCAACCCATTGATATACGCCATCAGTTGCGCGTACGCTTCGGTGACCAATACATAGAGTTGGATGACGATGTGCTGCAAATCACGCCTGATACCCAAACTCTCCCTATTGCTCAGCACTTGTTCGATTATATCGGGTTAGCCATTCCGATGAAGAAGCTGCATCCACGGTTTCAGAATGAGCCCGATGAGAATCCTGATGCTGACGCAAAGCTCATTTTTACAACCCGACAGGCCAATGATGACGATGACGATAATCCCGACCCACGTTGGGATGCGTTACGGAATCTGAACTAA
- a CDS encoding leucyl aminopeptidase family protein, with amino-acid sequence MGANLQAETIQELEGILQGVTLARDLVNEPLNRLNAIQFAERMAAAGEEAGFHTDILDLARIEALRMGGLIAVNLGSPEPPTFTIMEYKPEGAKNERPYVLVGKGVVFDTGGLSLKPTPNSMDMMKCDMAGGAAVTGVLYALAKNKIPLHVIGLVPATDNRPGGLAFVPGDVLEMHSGLTVEVLNTDAEGRLLLADALSFARKYDPELVFDIATLTGSAARAVGKEGLVAMGTAGDERMLQLKQAGNRTHERIVELPLWDEYAEHIKSDIADINNLGKAEAGAISAGKFLERFIEGTPWIHLDIAGPAFLTAPDSYRGKGGTGTSVRLLYDFLKSTY; translated from the coding sequence GTGGGGGCCAACCTTCAGGCCGAAACCATTCAGGAACTAGAAGGCATACTGCAAGGAGTAACCCTAGCTCGCGACCTTGTTAATGAACCGCTCAATCGTCTCAACGCCATTCAATTTGCGGAGAGAATGGCAGCGGCTGGGGAAGAAGCGGGTTTTCATACCGATATTTTGGACCTTGCCCGCATCGAAGCGTTGCGCATGGGGGGCCTAATTGCCGTGAACTTGGGCAGTCCCGAGCCGCCAACCTTTACTATAATGGAGTATAAGCCGGAGGGAGCCAAAAATGAGAGGCCCTACGTGCTTGTGGGGAAGGGTGTGGTGTTCGATACAGGTGGCCTGAGCCTCAAGCCTACACCTAACTCCATGGACATGATGAAGTGCGACATGGCTGGCGGTGCGGCTGTAACGGGCGTACTATATGCATTGGCTAAAAACAAAATACCACTGCACGTAATCGGCCTGGTGCCCGCCACCGACAACCGGCCTGGTGGCTTGGCCTTCGTGCCCGGCGACGTGCTCGAGATGCACAGTGGCCTGACAGTGGAAGTGTTGAACACCGACGCGGAAGGCCGCCTGCTTTTGGCTGATGCTCTCAGCTTCGCCCGCAAATACGACCCGGAGCTAGTCTTCGACATTGCCACCCTTACCGGCTCCGCTGCTCGCGCCGTTGGTAAAGAAGGCCTAGTAGCAATGGGTACCGCTGGGGATGAGCGCATGCTTCAGCTTAAACAAGCGGGCAACCGCACCCACGAGCGCATTGTGGAGTTGCCGCTTTGGGATGAATACGCCGAGCACATCAAGTCTGATATTGCTGACATCAACAATCTAGGCAAAGCCGAAGCCGGCGCTATCTCGGCCGGCAAATTCCTCGAGCGTTTTATCGAAGGCACCCCCTGGATTCACCTGGATATCGCCGGTCCTGCTTTCCTCACCGCTCCCGACAGCTACCGTGGCAAAGGGGGTACCGGTACCAGTGTGCGGCTGTTGTACGATTTTCTGAAGAGCACCTACTAA